The following are encoded in a window of Magnolia sinica isolate HGM2019 chromosome 11, MsV1, whole genome shotgun sequence genomic DNA:
- the LOC131218522 gene encoding probable serine/threonine protein kinase IRE4 isoform X3, whose protein sequence is MLEKKDSLGSKHRMELKDFTGKQSSSESIHLKKIPKGPKSYSHELGPKGNNIRPIHPRAHSYNDLKELLGSLNSRFDAAKDIVNIELAAFAGEVVEVLMREDSSSNAQRITEDLLILARQCIEMNSSEFRGKCEGFVQDLADKRQQCQPGLLKPLLTRMLFILTRCTRLLQYQKDSGSVSEDSLQKFKQCLESIPAVEMSWMPKPGDADFDSDNSLNPKGRTKPQLKGHNEEPSLHDRTWSGSEQPLDENGLTSGKYSIAFNQNSLSPFSLVNVQSSESCVTNSDAYSLSVPQSHQADGNSRWSSFPELERSSQDSDSVICRICEESVPASHLESHSYICAYADKCDLQGVDVDERLLKVAEILEQIVESYNSSFHAASCSPEISRMQTTNSAVGSDCHSPKINEWHNKGTEGMFEDLHEMDTACIDDSHLATLNNLKTHLSMKLGHSIAPSSTGSIASVSSTNTPRASHFDLFWLEHNNPSEPEDVQQMTELADIARCVASTDLTKEEVSEYLLACMHDLQEILQHSKVKALVIDTFGSRVGNLLREKYLRACEMMDNRSIENASKYEEGNGYLVDHVPQSLISTPLHPTHKERTSIDDFEILKPISKGAFGKVFLAKKRTTGDLFAIKVLKKLDMIRKNDVERILAERNILITVRNPFVVRFYYSFTCRDNLYLVMEYLNGGDLYSLLRKVGCLEEDVARIYIAELVLALEYLHSLGIVHRDLKPDNILVAHDGHIKLTDFGLSKIGLINSTVDLSASGTNGAALLDAQNLHTSLENTRQEEERSRQSAVGTPDYLAPEILLGTEHGYAADWWSVGIILFEFITGIPPFTAGLPEIIFDNILNHKIPWPRVPDDMSFEAQDLINRFLIHDPDQRLGANGASEVKGHPFFKGINWDTLALQKAAFVPSPDGADDTSYFVSRFPQSSGGIPEDGNTSDCASGSTDSNSSAGVDANMDQCGELADFDLSSPLNLSLINFSFKNLSQLASINYDVLLQSGKTSSKCSSPSKGNEP, encoded by the exons GAGCTTTTGGGATCATTGAACTCAAGGTTTGATGCTGCTAAAGATATAGTGAATATAGAGCTGGCTGCTTTTGCAGGGGAGGTTGTGGAGGTTCTCATGAGGGAGGATTCATCCTCAAATGCACAGCGAATAACTGAGGATCTTCTAATTCTCGCACGCCAATGCATAGAGATGAACTCATCTGAGTTCCGTGGAAAATGTGAAGGGTTTGTGCAGGATCTTGCTGATAAAAGGCAGCAATGTCAACCAGGCTTACTGAAGCCGCTGCTTACACGCATGCTTTTCATTTTGACACGTTGTACCCGGCTGCTACAGTATCAGAAAGATAGTGGGTCAGTCAGTGAGGATTCTCTTCAGAAATTTAAGCAGTGTTTGGAAAGCATTCCAGCTGTTGAAATGAGCTGGATGCCCAAGCCAGGTGATGCTGATTTTGATTCAGATAATTCCTTGAATCCGAAGGGTCGTACCAAACCTCAGTTAAAGGGGCACAATGAGGAACCCTCTCTCCACGACAGGACTTGGAGTGGCTCTGAACAGCCTCTGGATGAGAATGGCCTAACTTCTGGAAAGTACTCCATTGCCTTTAATCAAAATTCACTCTCTCCCTTTTCCTTGGTCAACGTTCAGTCAAGTGAGAGCTGTGTAACAAATTCTGATGCTTACAGTTTAAGTGTTCCACAATCTCATCAAGCTGATGGTAATTCACGTTGGAGTTCATTTCCTGAACTGGAACGATCTTCTCAAGATTCAGATTCAGTAATCTGTAGAATATGTGAGGAAAGTGTTCCAGCTTCCCATCTGGAATCTCATTCTTATATATGTGCCTATGCTGATAAATGTGATCTGCAAGGTGTGGATGTGGATGAGCGCCTATTGAAAGTCGCAGAAATATTAGAACAAATTGTGGAGTCATATAATTCAAGTTTTCATGCAGCCTCTTGCAGCCCTGAGATCTCAAGAATGCAGACTACCAACTCAGCAGTTGGATCTGACTGTCATTCTCCTAAAATAAATGAGTGGCACAACAAAGGTACAGAAGGGATGTTTGAAGATCTTCATGAGATGGATACAGCTTGCATAGATGATTCACACCTTGCAACCTTAAATAATTTGAAGACCCATTTAAGTATGAAGCTCGGTCACAGCATTGCACCTTCTTCTACAGGGAGCATAGCCTCAGTTTCCTCTACAAATACCCCGAGAGCAAGCCATTTTGACTTGTTTTGGTTAGAGCACAACAATCCCTCCGAGCCTGAGGACGTGCAGCAG ATGACTGAACTTGCTGACATAGCCCGTTGTGTAGCAAGCACGGATCTTACAAAAGAAGAGGTCTCTGAGTATTTGCTCGCATGCATGCATGATTTACAGGAGATTCTACAACATAGCAAGGTCAAAGCTTTGGTAATAGACACATTTGGAAGCCGTGTAGGGAATCTGCTGAG GGAGAAATATTTACGTGCTTGTGAGATGATGGACAACAGAAGTATTGAGAATGCAAGCAAATATGAAGAAGGCAATGGATATCTGGTGGATCATGTCCCTCAGAGTTTGATATCAACTCCTTTACATCCCACACATAAAGAGCGGACAAGCATTGATGATTTTGAGATTCTTAAACCAATTAGCAAAGGTGCCTTTGGCAAAGTGTTTCTTGCAAAAAAGCGTACTACTGGGGATCTATTTGCAATAAAG GTACTCAAGAAATTGGacatgatacgaaaaaatgaCGTTGAACGTATATTGGCTGAGCGCAACATATTGATTACAGTCAGAAATCCATTTGTG GTCCGATTTTATTATTCATTCACATGTAGAGATAACCTTTATTTGGTTATGGAATATCTCAATGGAGGTGATCTCTATTCTTTGCTTAGAAAAGTTGGTTGCCTGGAGGAAGATGTAGCTCGAATCTATATTGCTGAACTG GTTCTTGCTTTGGAATATCTTCATTCCTTGGGAATTGTGCATCGAGACTTGAAACCGGACAATATATTGGTTGCACATGATGGCCACATCAAG CTTACAGATTTTGGACTGTCGAAAATTGGCCTTATCAATAGCACAGTTGACTTGTCTGCATCTGGGACAAATGGTGCTGCTCTGTTGGATGCCCAAAACCTGCATACTTCTCTTGAAAATACTCGTCAAGAAGAGGAGAGAAGTCGGCAGTCAGCTGTTGGGACACCTGATTATTTGGCACCTGAAATCCTCCTCGGAACTGAGCACG GTTATGCTGCAGACTGGTGGTCCGTGGGGATTATTCTATTTGAGTTTATAACAGGAATACCACCTTTCACTGCTGGACTTCCTGAG ATAATCTTTGACAACATTTTAAACCACAAAATCCCCTGGCCTCGTGTTCCTGATGATATGTCATTTGAGGCCCAAGACTTGATAAACAG GTTTCTCATTCATGACCCAGATCAGCGCCTTGGAGCAAATGGAGCCTCAGAG GTAAAAGGACATCCTTTCTTCAAGGGAATCAATTGGGACACCCTTGCCTTGCAAAAG GCGGCATTTGTTCCAAGCCCCGATGGTGCAGACGATACAAGCTACTTTGTGTCACGGTTTCCACAGAGTTCTGGTGGAATACCAGAAGACGGAAACACTAGCGATTGTGCTTCTGGCTCAACTGATTCTAATTCAAGTGCTGGTGTTGATGCAAAT ATGGACCAATGTGGTGAGCTGGCTGACTTCGACCTTTCCTCTCCTCTAAATCTCTCTTtgattaatttttctttcaag AATTTATCTCAGTTGGCATCAATTAACTATGATGTGCTCTTACAAAGTGGAAAAACTTCATCCAAGTGCTCATCCCCATCAAAAGGTAATGAACCATAG